The Aggregicoccus sp. 17bor-14 genome includes a region encoding these proteins:
- a CDS encoding alpha/beta hydrolase — protein sequence MDRGPTEAPFTRSEVHFASGAERCAAWLYRPTAKPGPLPCVVMAHGFTLTRNDALPRFAEAFAREGFAALLFDYRHFGDSEGEPRELLDIARQREDYRAALAYARTLPFVDAERLVLWGFSFSGGHVLAVGEQDADVAAVVSIAPFVNGLANLRITPLRVLLRAAGLAVLDGLRALFGRAPLYVPAVGEPGTFALLTSEEAMPGYASITSSADSRWVNRLAARLLLHVPFENPGGAAGRLGVPLFMAVANRDLTVPPEAAVRAAQRAPKLELRRYDTGHFEMYRRPDVLDDQLSFLRRRVLGILPPKSELLVEVELS from the coding sequence ATGGACCGGGGACCCACCGAGGCGCCGTTCACCCGCAGCGAGGTGCACTTCGCCTCGGGCGCGGAGCGCTGCGCCGCGTGGCTGTACCGGCCCACGGCGAAGCCCGGTCCCCTGCCCTGCGTGGTGATGGCCCACGGCTTCACCCTCACCCGCAACGACGCCCTCCCCCGCTTCGCCGAGGCCTTCGCGCGCGAGGGCTTCGCCGCGCTGCTCTTCGACTACCGGCACTTCGGCGACTCGGAGGGAGAGCCCCGGGAGCTGCTGGACATTGCGCGGCAGCGCGAGGACTACCGCGCGGCGCTCGCCTACGCGCGCACCTTGCCCTTCGTGGACGCGGAGCGGCTGGTGCTGTGGGGCTTCTCCTTCTCGGGCGGCCACGTGCTCGCCGTGGGCGAGCAGGACGCGGACGTGGCCGCCGTGGTCTCGATCGCCCCCTTCGTCAACGGGCTCGCGAACCTGCGGATCACGCCGCTGCGGGTGCTCCTGCGCGCCGCGGGGCTCGCGGTGCTGGACGGGCTGCGCGCGCTGTTCGGGCGGGCGCCGCTCTACGTGCCCGCGGTGGGGGAGCCGGGCACCTTCGCGCTGCTCACCTCGGAGGAGGCGATGCCGGGCTATGCGTCCATCACCTCGAGCGCGGACTCGCGCTGGGTGAACCGGCTCGCCGCGCGGCTGCTGCTGCACGTGCCCTTCGAGAACCCGGGCGGAGCGGCAGGACGGCTCGGTGTGCCCCTGTTCATGGCCGTGGCGAACCGGGACCTCACCGTTCCTCCGGAGGCGGCCGTGCGCGCGGCGCAGCGCGCCCCGAAGCTGGAGCTGCGCCGCTACGACACCGGCCACTTCGAGATGTACCGGCGCCCGGACGTGCTGGACGATCAGCTCTCGTTCCTGCGCCGGCGGGTGCTCGGCATCCTCCCGCCGAAGAGCGAGCTGCTCGTCGAGGTGGAGCTCTCGTAG
- a CDS encoding cytochrome c-type biogenesis protein: MSLLLPLTLALGLAAGQYAPQQAGSQPLAPPLEQRVQKLGKELRCAVCQGLSITDSPSSMARAQLDKVRELVSEGKNDQEVRDYFVARYGEWVLLQPKAEGFNLFVWLGPGVLLLVGAFVILRQVRRAPEPAAAPHSPSSTPVPAEAEDPYLQAVRRDLER, encoded by the coding sequence ATGAGCCTCCTCCTTCCCCTCACGCTCGCGCTCGGCCTCGCCGCGGGCCAGTACGCGCCGCAGCAGGCCGGAAGCCAGCCGCTCGCCCCGCCGCTGGAGCAGCGCGTGCAGAAGCTGGGCAAGGAGCTGCGCTGCGCGGTGTGCCAGGGCCTCTCGATCACCGACAGCCCGTCCTCCATGGCGCGCGCCCAGCTGGACAAGGTGCGCGAGCTCGTCTCCGAGGGGAAGAACGACCAGGAGGTGCGCGACTACTTCGTCGCGCGCTACGGCGAGTGGGTGCTGCTGCAGCCCAAGGCCGAGGGCTTCAACCTCTTCGTCTGGCTCGGCCCCGGGGTGCTGCTGCTGGTGGGCGCCTTCGTGATCCTCCGCCAGGTGCGCCGCGCCCCCGAGCCCGCTGCAGCCCCGCATTCGCCCTCCTCCACTCCCGTCCCGGCCGAGGCCGAGGACCCCTACCTCCAGGCCGTGCGCCGGGACCTCGAGCGATGA
- a CDS encoding M1 family metallopeptidase translates to MRAHLALLFVLLPSLAAASRLPETVVPEHYTLSLAPDMATGALEGKETVRLRIAKPTRSVVLNAVGLTLRDVAVTAGGQRQQGSVKVDAAAETVTLSFPKALAAGEAELSLAFSGRVRDDLRGLYFSKSPRRKYLATQLEATYARMVFPCFDAPAFKATFDLSVVADAGDTVISNGKLVKDEPGPQAGKHTLTFSTSPRMSTYLVAIAAGDFQCLEGESDGTPLRVCAVPEKVQMGRTALELTRTFIPFFNRYFGIRYPFGKLDQVAMPDYEWGGMENTGAIFYKERALLRDEKTMTVSAKRGLASVVAHEMAHQWFGDLVTTRWWNNIWLNEGFATWMARKPVQAWDPKWDQALEAALDAAGVAEVDSLSTTRPILANGETPGEIKELFDGIAYQKGAAVLGMLEAYLGPDTFRDGVRAYLARYQNGNATAEDLWTELTRVSKKPVDRIMKSYVTQAGLPRIAVRNRCEGDRTKVTLRQQRFLSNPGSAPKGASAELWQVPVCLRSGKEGAPQCELLRQREQTFSVQGCHPWVFANAGASGFYRTRYAPEALRALSGEVMSALSPAERIVLLQDQWALVLAGDGEVSEVLQLAAGMEAERRRAVWEVLLERIGFVGEYLVAPAQRPAFDRWVRARVTPALNELGWEPKPGEPDDARDLRARLFGALAGAGDEAAIARARALTQQAMKAPASLDPSLAGVAVGIAARYGDAALFEAFQAQQQRAGSPEEAFRYLMALTRFRDPALVERAVALLRSPTLRSQDLPSYTGALLSNPASRDQAWAAMKADWARLSSQVTSFGGGGAVGALGAFCDAAAARDIEGFFASHPAPGAERTLKRSLESISQCAALKARQQAPLARWLDTASP, encoded by the coding sequence ATGCGCGCCCACCTCGCCCTGCTCTTCGTCCTCCTGCCCTCTCTGGCGGCCGCCTCCCGCCTGCCAGAGACCGTCGTCCCCGAGCACTACACGCTCTCGCTCGCCCCGGACATGGCGACGGGCGCGCTCGAGGGGAAGGAGACGGTGCGCCTGCGCATCGCGAAGCCCACGCGCAGCGTCGTGCTCAACGCGGTGGGGCTCACCTTGCGCGACGTGGCCGTGACGGCCGGCGGCCAGCGCCAGCAGGGCAGCGTGAAGGTGGACGCGGCGGCCGAGACCGTCACCCTGAGCTTTCCCAAGGCGCTGGCAGCAGGGGAGGCGGAGCTCTCGCTCGCCTTCAGCGGCCGCGTGCGCGACGACCTGCGCGGCCTGTACTTCAGCAAGAGCCCTCGCCGGAAGTACCTCGCCACCCAGCTGGAGGCGACGTACGCGCGCATGGTGTTCCCCTGCTTCGACGCGCCTGCGTTCAAGGCGACCTTCGACCTCTCCGTCGTCGCGGACGCGGGCGACACCGTCATCTCCAACGGCAAGCTGGTGAAGGACGAGCCGGGCCCGCAAGCCGGCAAGCACACGCTGACCTTCTCCACCTCGCCGCGCATGTCCACGTACCTGGTGGCCATTGCCGCGGGTGACTTCCAGTGCCTGGAGGGCGAGTCGGACGGCACGCCGCTGCGCGTGTGCGCGGTGCCGGAGAAGGTGCAGATGGGGCGCACGGCGCTCGAGCTCACGCGCACCTTCATCCCCTTCTTCAACCGCTACTTCGGTATCCGCTACCCCTTCGGCAAGCTCGATCAGGTGGCGATGCCCGACTACGAGTGGGGCGGGATGGAGAACACCGGCGCCATCTTCTACAAGGAGCGCGCGCTGCTGCGCGACGAGAAGACCATGACGGTGAGCGCCAAGCGCGGCCTCGCCTCGGTGGTGGCGCACGAGATGGCGCACCAGTGGTTCGGCGACCTCGTCACCACGCGCTGGTGGAACAACATCTGGCTCAACGAGGGCTTCGCCACCTGGATGGCGCGCAAGCCCGTGCAGGCGTGGGATCCGAAGTGGGATCAGGCCCTCGAGGCCGCGCTGGATGCGGCCGGTGTCGCGGAGGTGGACTCGCTCTCCACCACCCGCCCCATCCTCGCCAATGGCGAGACCCCGGGAGAGATCAAGGAGCTGTTCGACGGCATCGCCTACCAGAAGGGCGCGGCGGTGCTCGGCATGCTCGAGGCCTACCTCGGGCCGGACACCTTCCGTGACGGCGTGCGGGCCTACCTCGCGCGCTACCAGAACGGCAACGCCACGGCGGAGGATCTCTGGACGGAGCTCACCCGCGTCTCGAAGAAGCCCGTGGACCGCATCATGAAGAGCTACGTCACCCAGGCGGGCCTGCCGCGCATCGCCGTGCGGAATCGCTGCGAGGGCGACCGCACGAAGGTGACGCTGCGCCAGCAGCGCTTCCTCTCGAACCCGGGCTCCGCGCCGAAGGGGGCCTCCGCCGAGCTGTGGCAGGTGCCGGTGTGCCTGCGCAGCGGCAAGGAGGGGGCGCCGCAGTGCGAGCTGCTGCGCCAGCGCGAGCAGACCTTCTCCGTGCAGGGCTGCCATCCGTGGGTGTTCGCGAATGCCGGCGCGAGCGGCTTCTACCGCACCCGCTACGCTCCCGAGGCGCTGCGCGCGCTGTCGGGCGAGGTGATGAGCGCGCTGAGCCCCGCCGAGCGCATCGTGCTGCTGCAGGACCAGTGGGCGCTGGTGCTCGCGGGGGACGGCGAGGTCTCCGAGGTGCTGCAGCTCGCCGCGGGCATGGAGGCGGAGCGGCGGCGCGCCGTGTGGGAGGTGCTGCTCGAGCGCATCGGCTTCGTGGGCGAGTACCTGGTGGCCCCGGCGCAGCGCCCTGCCTTCGACCGCTGGGTGCGCGCGCGGGTGACGCCGGCGCTGAACGAGCTGGGCTGGGAGCCGAAGCCCGGCGAGCCGGATGACGCGCGCGACCTGCGGGCGCGGCTCTTCGGCGCGCTTGCCGGCGCAGGGGACGAGGCGGCCATCGCGCGGGCGCGAGCGCTCACCCAGCAGGCGATGAAGGCGCCGGCCTCGCTGGATCCCAGCCTCGCGGGCGTGGCGGTGGGCATCGCGGCGCGCTACGGGGACGCGGCGCTCTTCGAGGCCTTCCAGGCCCAGCAGCAGCGCGCGGGCAGCCCCGAGGAGGCCTTCCGCTACCTGATGGCGCTCACGCGCTTCCGCGACCCGGCGCTGGTGGAGCGCGCGGTGGCCCTCCTCCGCTCGCCCACCCTGCGCAGCCAGGACCTGCCCTCGTACACCGGGGCGTTGCTGAGCAACCCGGCCTCGCGCGATCAGGCCTGGGCGGCGATGAAGGCGGACTGGGCGCGCCTGAGCAGCCAGGTGACCTCGTTCGGCGGCGGCGGCGCGGTGGGCGCACTCGGCGCCTTCTGTGACGCCGCGGCCGCGCGCGACATCGAGGGCTTCTTCGCGAGCCACCCGGCTCCGGGCGCCGAGCGCACCCTCAAGCGCAGCCTGGAGTCCATCTCCCAGTGCGCGGCGCTCAAGGCGCGGCAGCAGGCGCCGCTCGCGCGCTGGCTGGACACCGCCTCTCCGTAG
- a CDS encoding tetratricopeptide repeat protein: MTQQTNWIPGLVVLGLVFVAASLYLLFTRRAGGAAAPESAGAGPGLADLERRYQGLLEQLKELSTEQHHLPAEQYAQERSRLEHEAAAVLRERDAVARAPVAAARAQAPAPAAAAPGGFLADRPQLRGALWGAGIVLFFGALSYVLVSEQRERDEQGVMTGRTPPGAGPMQGQGAPGGSAAAGQSDDAELTAARERLRENPGDLETSALVGHELIRREVYDEALRVTNRALAVDPFHVESRVHRGVLRAISGDGEGGEKELRELVDLYPDAQEALLFLGAIAQQRGQKADALAYFERFSVEVPRDQRPPQVAQAIARLRQQLGR, encoded by the coding sequence ATGACACAGCAGACCAACTGGATTCCGGGCCTCGTGGTGCTCGGGCTGGTGTTCGTGGCGGCCTCCCTCTACCTGCTCTTCACCCGCCGCGCCGGGGGCGCCGCGGCGCCCGAGAGCGCCGGCGCGGGGCCGGGGCTCGCGGACCTGGAGCGGCGCTACCAGGGGCTGCTCGAGCAGCTCAAGGAGCTCTCCACGGAGCAGCACCACCTGCCCGCCGAGCAGTACGCCCAGGAGCGCAGCCGGCTCGAGCACGAGGCGGCGGCGGTGCTGCGCGAGCGGGACGCGGTCGCGCGGGCGCCGGTGGCCGCTGCGCGCGCGCAGGCTCCTGCGCCGGCTGCCGCGGCGCCGGGAGGCTTCCTCGCGGATCGGCCGCAGCTGCGCGGCGCGCTGTGGGGCGCGGGCATCGTGCTGTTCTTCGGCGCGCTGAGCTACGTGCTCGTCTCCGAGCAGCGCGAGCGCGACGAGCAGGGGGTGATGACCGGCCGCACGCCTCCGGGAGCCGGTCCCATGCAGGGCCAGGGCGCCCCGGGCGGCAGCGCCGCGGCGGGCCAGAGCGACGACGCGGAGCTCACCGCGGCGCGCGAGCGGCTGCGCGAGAACCCGGGGGACCTGGAGACCTCGGCGCTGGTGGGCCACGAGCTCATCCGCCGCGAGGTGTACGACGAGGCCCTGCGGGTGACGAACCGCGCGCTCGCGGTGGACCCCTTCCACGTGGAGTCGCGCGTGCACCGCGGCGTGCTGCGCGCCATCAGCGGTGACGGCGAGGGCGGCGAGAAGGAGCTGCGCGAGCTGGTGGACCTCTACCCGGACGCACAGGAGGCGCTGCTCTTCCTCGGCGCCATCGCACAGCAGCGCGGGCAGAAGGCGGACGCGCTCGCGTACTTCGAGCGCTTCAGCGTGGAGGTGCCGCGGGACCAACGGCCGCCCCAGGTGGCCCAGGCGATCGCGCGGCTGCGCCAGCAGCTCGGACGCTAG